A single region of the Sorghum bicolor cultivar BTx623 chromosome 7, Sorghum_bicolor_NCBIv3, whole genome shotgun sequence genome encodes:
- the LOC8067841 gene encoding transmembrane protein 120 homolog — protein sequence MGEEERKGGADDGAAAAAAARAAEQARELQDAAAALLTRTRAEEEALRRRAAALQVELRRLREAAAASHADSDKVEEDLDRATCLIADGDVASLLPSKTQGAFLKMFLGPVNLRATRKEVQLKVKEEYNSYRDRTALLFLGFPVILLFLRQWLWNGCFPALPVQLYQAWLLFLYTSLALRENILRVNGSDIRPWWILHHYCAMLMSLISLTWEIKGQPNCARKQRGVELFLCWAIMQGFVMMLQNRYQRQRLYTRIALGKAKRMDVVWGETAGVEGQLLLLCPLLFLLQGFEGYVGFLLLRTAHTGVVPEWQVVVCGILLVAMAIGNFANTVDTLMTKSRFKAKMKKSKGKRDLDTCPSPTGSLPTDSTTKA from the exons AtgggggaggaggagaggaagggAGGAGCGGACGACggcgcggcagcggcggcggcagcgcgcGCGGCGGAGCAGGCGCGGGAGCTGcaggacgcggcggcggcgctgctgacGCGGACGCGGGCCGAGGAGGAGGCgctgcgccgccgcgccgccgctctCCAGGTGGAGCTCCGGCGGCTACGCGAGGCCGCCGCGGCGTCCCACGCCGACAGCGACAAG GTTGAGGAGGACTTGGATCGAGCGACGTGTCTCATTGCTGACGGTGATGTTGCGTCGCTGCTACCGAGCAAGACGCAAG GCGCTTTTCTGAAGATGTTCTTGGGACCAGTAAATCTGCGGGCAACAAGGAAGGAGGTGCAGCTCAAGGTGAAGGAGGAGTACAATAGCTATAGG GACAGAACTGCCTTGCTGTTTCTTGGTTTTCCGGTGATTCTATTGTTTCTTCGACAATGGTTATGGAATGGATGCTTTCCAGCGTTGCCAGTTCAGCTGTACCAG GCTTGGTTGTTGTTCCTGTATACTAGTTTAGCTTTGCGTGAGAACATACTGCGAGTTAATGGAAGTGATATTCGTCCTTG GTGGATACTTCATCACTACTGTGCCATGCTGATGTCTCTAATAAGTCTCACATGGGAGATAAAGGGGCAACCTAATTGTGCACGCAAGCAG AGAGGCGTCGAACTTTTCCTGTGCTGGGCCATAATGCAAGGATTTGTTATGATGTTGCAGAATAGATATCAGCGTCAAAGATTATATACTAGGATTGCTTTGGGGAAG GCTAAAAGAATGGATGTTGTATGGGGAGAGACTGCTGGTGTTGAAGGTCAATTGTTGCTGTTGTGCCCTCTCCTTTTTCTCTTGCAG GGCTTTGAGGGTTATGTCGGATTTTTACTTCTTCGCACAGCTCATACTGGTGTCGTCCCTGAGTGGCAG GTTGTGGTCTGTGGGATCCTGCTGGTTGCAATGGCAATTGGAAACTTTGCAAACACAGTGGACACCTTGATGACTAAATCAAGGTTCAAAGCGAAGATGAAGAAATCAAAGGGCAAACGGGATCTCGATACATGCCCCTCACCAACAGGTTCATTGCCCACAGATTCAACAACCAAAGCATGA
- the LOC8076581 gene encoding uncharacterized protein LOC8076581, producing MPPENFKWITAYDIRTAVQQIVPYLEDTSNNAPRVIYFEGWYGLAASAVLRAIAEHPPQSLREKFDKIIHIDCSMWKSRRALQRVITEELKLTQQVAAIDMKDKEDDFSGVDQGSRAEVEDVTTVIARYLVQSRSLVVFHNGSEDVVDLTDIGIPALKFLGTKVLWTFRGRLRLNDKIYIKVDASHLFLYAEHGMNWNAHLAEEAREISLYTHKLGIGVTPKIVTECCLYLLSLNNQCNKMIDYNWGTHASCYWVCDGIIGGGRQDNRTWEVAHALQQHIRLEDYSSNAQLMSIVEDRLDLSSNQWISITESYFKEIPPETTTLFFSSDKSSPQVVSLPSDKFHKADQLRVLKLCGCTFSFSSPPFHCCRNLRFLGLDRCKDELQQGEEEEKTDEPAVEIFQRLWVLDVCHTDWPLAFPPETEEQVVTTNIREVHITNGRIWHSNFAWKRLPNIHKLRVVEPTNPWETYQGLPSSLESFSLDAGRGHENKAIISCISLAGCTVLSDFILRGSLPNLEELDLSYTAVKILDLREVVQVKNLQRLFLMGCDQLRSISWPKTRMYKLRLMCIDTRAGGGEVDNRKLWSRDCSLMVYQQDEVKEYCHASIAVADMRFLQSLKFLWTSETIQCDKWYLCLSSTSNDDGRVWHKDKMGHSYSTGQLAVAAPSLPNSLTYHDISIEQISAKIDSSSSSSSTQFIPLDLHMEIAEGISDVTDKSSTGARKAMCYVMNNVLSLHVHDSSSITSVTPGHTFETFIMNGLRRCCVERCPKLDTVFATTYFWTCFSQLEIFWAAHLLMARSICSRPRYPSNLDPNDLSFTQLRAIHLHFCPRLRYVLPMASNNTLSKVLETLHIHCCGDLRQVFLMEPEFLEKIAASHEKGKLEFSNLKSLYLYELQNLQQICEAKLFAPKLETIYIRGCWGLRRLPAIADHPVAVDCEKDWWDKLEWDGMQSGHHPSLFQPSHSRYYKRRHLRTTVLR from the exons ATGCCGCCAGAAAATTTCAAG TGGATTACAGCGTACGACATCAGGACGGCAGTACAACAAATAGTTCCTTACTTAGAGGACACAAGCAACAATGCACCTCGGGTCATCTACTTCGAGGGATGGTACGGACTGGCTGCCTCTGCAGTGCTTAGAGCTATAGCAGAGCACCCTCCACAATCTTTAAGAGAGAAATTCGACAAGATTATCCACATTGACTGCTCGATGTGGAAGAGCCGAAGAGCACTACAAAGGGTGATCACAGAAGAGCTCAAGCTTACTCAACAGGTAGCGGCCATTGACATGAAAGACAAGGAGGACGATTTCAGTGGGGTAGACCAAGGCTCCAGAGCTGAGGTTGAAGATGTCACTACAGTGATAGCTCGATACTTAGTACAGTCCAGATCTTTAGTTGTCTTTCACAATGGAAGTGAGGATGTGGTTGACTTGACTGACATTGGCATTCCAGCACTCAAATTCTTAGGTACTAAGGTATTGTGGACTTTTAGAGGACGTCTTCGTCTCAATGACAAAATTTACATAAAGGTAGATGCTTCGCACCTTTTTCTTTATGCTGAACATGGCATGAACTGGAATGCACACCTTGCTGAAGAGGCTAGAGAAATCTCTTTGTACACACATAAGCTTGGCATTGGTGTTACACCTAAAATAGTCACAGAGTGTTGCTTGTACCTATTGTCATTGAATAACCAATGTAACAAGATGATTGACTACAACTGGGGAACCCATGCTTCCTGCTACTGGGTTTGTGATGGGATCATAGGAGGAGGACGTCAGGACAACCGGACATGGGAGGTTGCTCATGCTCTGCAGCAGCATATAAGACTAGAAGACTACTCATCAAATGCACAGCTTATGTCAATAGTTGAGGATAGATTGGATCTTTCCTCGAACCAATGGATTTCTATTACTGAATCATATTTCAAAGAGATTCCTCCAGAGACAACAACCCTGTTCTTTTCATCCGACAAGTCAAGTCCACAAGTAGTATCACTACCAAGTGACAAGTTCCATAAAGCAGATCAACTCCGGGTGTTGAAGTTATGTGGATGTACCTTCAGCTTTTCATCACCTCCATTCCATTGCTGCCGCAACTTAAGATTCCTTGGACTGGATAGATGCAAGGATGAACTGCAAcaaggggaggaggaggagaaaacAGATGAACCAGCGGTGGAAATTTTCCAGCGGCTATGGGTGCTAGATGTATGCCACACAGATTGGCCGTTGGCTTTTCCCCCAGAAACAGAAGAGCAAGTGGTGACTACAAACATTAGAGAGGTTCATATAACCAACGGAAGGATTTGGCATAGCAACTTTGCATGGAAACGACTACCGAACATTCACAAGCTTCGAGTAGTTGAGCCCACAAACCCTTGGGAGACATATCAAGGACTCCcttcatcactagaatcattcTCATTAGATGCAGGAAGGGGTCATGAAAACAAAGCTATAATATCCTGTATAAGCTTGGCTGGTTGCACAGTATTATCAGACTTCATACTTCGTGGGTCATTGCCAAACCTTGAAGAGCTGGACCTCTCGTACACAGCAGTCaaaatccttgaccttagagaggtCGTCCAAGTGAAAAATCTTCAGAGACTCTTCTTGATGGGATGTGACCAGCTCCGCTCAATTTCTTGGCCCAAAACTAGAATGTACAAACTAAGGCTGATGTGCATTGACActcgagcaggaggaggagaggtGGACAACAGAAAACTTTGGTCACGTGATTGTTCTTTGATGGTCTACCAGCAGGACGAAGTAAAGGAGTATTGCCATGCATCTATTGCTGTTGCAGACATGAGGTTCCTTCAGTCCTTGAAGTTTCTTTGGACAAGTGAAACCATTCAATGTGATAAGTGGTATCTCTGCTTGTCATCTACTAGCAATGATGATGGAAGAGTCTGGCACAAGGACAAGATGGGCCATTCTTATAGCACTGGACAGTTAGCTGTTGCTGCGCCGTCTCTGCCAAATTCATTAACCTACCATGACATCAGCATCGAACAGATATCTGCAAAGATCgatagtagcagcagcagcagctcaacACAATTTATACCACTAGACTTGCACATGGAGATTGCCGAGGGAATTAGTGACGTCACCGACAAGTCCAGCACAGGGGCAAGGAAAGCAATGTGTTATGTGATGAACAACGTTCTGTCGTTGCACGTGCACGACAGTTCTTCTATCACCAGTGTTACCCCTGGACACACTTTTGAGACATTTATAATGAATGGGCTCAGGCGGTGCTGCGTGGAGAGATGCCCCAAGTTGGACACTGTGTTCGCCACTACCTATTTTTGGACATGTTTCTCTCAGTTGGAAATCTTTTGGGCGGCTCATCTCTTGATGGCCCGTTCTATTTGTAGCAGACCAAGATATCCAAGCAATTTGGACCCAAATGATTTATCGTTTACACAACTGCGGGCTATTCATCTGCACTTCTGCCCTAGGCTCAGATATGTCCTCCCAATGGCATCAAACAATACCCTATCCAAGGTGCTGGAGACTCTCCACATACACTGTTGTGGTGATCTCAGGCAGGTCTTCCTCATGGAGCCAGAGTTCCTAGAGAAAATAGCGGCCAGCCATGAAAAAGGCAAGCTGGAATTCTCAAACCTCAAGAGTCTGTACCTGTATGAGCTCCAGAATCTGCAACAAATATGTGAGGCCAAGTTGTTTGCTCCCAAGCTCGAGACAATCTACATCAGAGGCTGCTGGGGCCTGAGGCGTCTCCCGGCCATTGCTGACCACCCTGTGGCCGTGGACTGCGAGAAGGATTGGTGGGACAAGCTGGAGTGGGACGGGATGCAGTCTGGCCACCATCCCTCCCTCTTCCAACCAAGCCATTCCAGGTACTACAAGAGGCGTCACCTGAGGACCACAGTTCTCCGGTGA